In the genome of Chrysemys picta bellii isolate R12L10 chromosome 19, ASM1138683v2, whole genome shotgun sequence, one region contains:
- the ABHD15 gene encoding LOW QUALITY PROTEIN: protein ABHD15 (The sequence of the model RefSeq protein was modified relative to this genomic sequence to represent the inferred CDS: inserted 2 bases in 1 codon), producing MSLPMSADVSVWCPPAXCSRSRERPVHQDTPPQPPLASPSPWLERGSSRQLARATVRAPGRGSVNACTTPIQSAHSPSNKSIICSCGAQAGGSGRHFFPSWARHLMLALGSLAAWALALALLCLLATELWGPGWGSLLPSREPGGAGEEDDGDNVIGEEGPGAGRCRLICKSSALAQSLLRSLRRGAARQSGRWLWRTWPQLQTMFQLLFPPARQPELARELLQLADGGLVALDWVMGPRGTGKRSRATTAFGTAPVLLVLPNASGKVTRGVLHLCLLALEQGYKPVIFNRRGHNGSPLASLKLQAFGDPGDLKEAVTYIRMRQPGSSLCAVSEGSGSGLLLSYLGECGSSSYLAAASCISPVFRCQEWLETGCPWLYEWSLLLHQKRGLSRYVTALAEVVETGRLFRSCSLREFEETLFCQTKRHPVTWDAYWDRNDPLREVDEAAVPVLCICSADDPVRGPPASTLPMELFHSSPYFFLLLTPHGGHCGFLREGSCSWSHEVTLEYFTAVAEFFRTEERLKGLHRYRRGVPQKREASSAACHLQEIFSWQRSYTR from the exons ATGTCCCTGCCTATGAGTGCAGACGTCAGTGTCtggtgccccccagc ctgctctaggTCCAGAGAAAGGCCAGTGCACCAAGacacccctccccagccccccctcgcctcccccagcccctggctggaGAGAGGATCCTCAAGGCAGCTAGCCAGGGCCACGGTGAGAGCGCCCGGCAGGGGAAGCGTTAACGCTTGCACAACCCCCATCCAATCCGCGCACTCGCCCTCAAAcaaatccattatttgctcttGCGGAGCCCAGGCAGGGGGCTCCGGGAGACACTTCTTCCCCAGCTGGGCGAGGCACCTCATGCTGGCACTAGGGAGCCTTGCGGCCTGGGCCTTGGCTTTAGCCCTCCTCTGCCTCCTAGCCACAGAGCtctgggggccaggctggggcagctTGCTCCCCagccgcgagccggggggtgcAGGCGAGGAAGACGACGGGGACAATGTCATTGGGGAAGAGGGGCCCGGGGCAGGGCGCTGCAGACTCATCTGCAAATCCTCTGCCCTGGCCCAGAGCCTGCTGAGGAGCCTGCGACGGGGCGCTGCCCGGCAGAGCGGGCGCTGGCTGTGGAGGACCTGGCCTCAGCTCCAGACCATGTTccagctcctcttcccccctgcccGCCAGCCCGAGCTGGCCCGGGAGCTCCTGCAGCTGGCTGATGGGGGCCTGGTTGCCCTGGACTGGGTCATGGGGCCCCGTGGCACCGGTAAGAGGAGTAGAGCAACCACTGCCTTTGGCACTGCCCCGGTGCTGCTTGTCCTCCCCAATGCCTCCGGGAAGGTCACCAGAGGCGTCCTGCACCTCTGCCTGCTGGCCCTGGAGCAGGGCTACAAGCCAGTCATCTTCAACCGCAGGGGTCACAACGGCAGCCCGCTTGCCAGCCTGAAGCTGCAGGCCTTCGGGGACCCAGGCGACCTCAAGGAGGCGGTGACGTACATCCGCATGCGGCAGCCAGGTTCCTCGCTCTGTGCCGTGAGCGAGGGCTCCGGCTCGGGCCTGCTCCTCTCCTACCTGGGGGAGTGCGGCTCCTCCAGCTACCTGGCTGCAGCGTCTTGCATCTCGCCCGTGTTCAGGTGCCAGGAGTGGCTGGAGACCGGGTGCCCCTGGCTGTATGAGTGGAGTCTACTCCTGCACCAGAAACGAGGCCTCAGCAG GTATGTCACTGCTCTGGCAGAGGTTGTGGAGACAGGCAGGCTGTTCAGGAGTTGCTCGCTCCGGGAATTCGAGGAAACCCTCTTCTGCCAGACCAAGAGGCACCCTGTCACCTGGGACGCTTACTGGGATCGCAACGACCCCCTCCGGGAGGTGGATGAAGCAGCCGTCCCGGTCCTGTGCATCTGCAGCGCCGACGACCCCGTCCGGGGACCTCCGGCCAGCACCCTCCCCATGGAGCTCTTCCATAGCAGCCCCTACTTCTTCCTGCTGCTGACACCACACGGCGGGCACTGTGGCTTCCTGAGGGAGGGGTCCTGCTCCTGGAGCCACGAGGTGACGCTGGAGTACTTCACGGCCGTCGCGGAGTTCTTTCGCAcggaggagaggctgaaggggcTGCACCGGTACAGGAGGGGCGTCCCGCAGAAGAGAGAGGCCTCCTCTGCCGCCTGCCACCTCCAGGAGATCTTCAGCTGGCAGAGGTCCTACACCAGGTAG